Proteins from one candidate division WOR-3 bacterium genomic window:
- a CDS encoding nucleotidyltransferase family protein encodes MYKVYGQRNPATESQPPSSQSGSGGSDSNPTSSPRLGQSANYNPEPATRNAPRPAAAEFLLSCLTANREPPAVSRLPSADWSEVAALAADLYLTPLLYKRLKESGLHAHAPADVWERLRRAHFASAVRNASLWGNLRKVLRPLRSSGIRVIVLKGAHLAAAIYSEDADRPMTDVDILVSRADLSRAQAILRDAGVGQQPSEMTESRHRQRLHVAQFTLRELRLEIHWAITLPVGPVRVDMTGIWERACPAVVAGEEVLALSPEDLLLHLCLHVCYQHFLEEGLRSFCDIAETVRHFRDDLDWAQVAIRARGWGAARHVGLALHLARVMLRADVPDCVLEQLVPGGIDPRILGAARESVLARTGFSQSIPPFDLHGAKSLGDKVTVLRHLVFLTREEMAARYPASRGSRYLFRYYLLRLRDLIRKYLSHTISHGRDPNAALVNWLSGKN; translated from the coding sequence ATGTACAAAGTCTACGGCCAGCGGAATCCGGCGACTGAGTCGCAGCCGCCCTCGTCGCAGTCCGGGAGCGGCGGTTCGGACTCGAACCCCACGTCCTCGCCTCGCCTCGGCCAGTCTGCGAACTACAATCCAGAACCGGCAACGCGCAACGCCCCTCGCCCCGCCGCCGCGGAATTCCTGCTGAGTTGTCTGACCGCGAACCGTGAGCCGCCAGCCGTTAGCCGTCTACCGTCTGCCGACTGGTCCGAGGTCGCCGCTCTGGCTGCTGACCTCTACCTCACTCCGCTTCTGTACAAGCGCCTGAAGGAGAGCGGCTTGCACGCCCATGCTCCGGCCGACGTGTGGGAACGGCTGCGACGAGCCCACTTCGCCAGCGCCGTCAGGAATGCCTCTCTCTGGGGGAATCTCCGGAAGGTGCTCAGGCCTCTGCGCAGTTCGGGCATCAGGGTGATTGTGCTGAAGGGGGCTCATCTCGCGGCGGCGATCTACAGCGAGGACGCAGACCGGCCGATGACCGACGTCGACATCCTGGTCTCGCGGGCGGATCTATCAAGGGCGCAGGCGATATTGCGCGACGCGGGAGTCGGCCAACAGCCGTCCGAAATGACCGAGTCGCGCCACAGGCAGAGATTGCACGTTGCTCAGTTCACCCTGCGTGAACTTCGTCTTGAGATCCACTGGGCCATCACCCTGCCGGTCGGACCGGTGAGAGTAGACATGACCGGGATCTGGGAAAGAGCGTGCCCGGCCGTGGTGGCAGGAGAAGAGGTGCTGGCTTTGTCGCCCGAGGACCTGCTGCTGCATCTGTGCCTGCACGTCTGCTATCAGCACTTTCTCGAAGAGGGACTGCGCTCCTTCTGCGACATTGCTGAGACCGTTCGTCACTTCCGAGACGATTTGGATTGGGCGCAAGTCGCAATCCGTGCCCGTGGATGGGGTGCTGCCAGGCACGTGGGATTGGCGCTTCATCTGGCCCGGGTCATGCTGCGCGCGGACGTGCCGGATTGCGTGCTCGAGCAGTTGGTGCCGGGCGGCATTGACCCGCGCATTCTTGGAGCGGCGAGAGAATCCGTTCTTGCCCGGACCGGCTTCAGCCAATCGATTCCCCCGTTCGACCTGCACGGTGCGAAGTCCCTCGGGGACAAAGTCACGGTGCTCCGGCATCTGGTCTTCCTTACCCGTGAGGAGATGGCTGCTCGCTACCCCGCGTCCCGAGGCTCACGCTATCTCTTCCGCTATTACTTGCTGCGGCTGAGGGATTTGATCCGCAAGTACTTGTCCCACACCATCAGCCACGGTCGCGACCCGAACGCCGCGCTGGTGAACTGGCTGTCGGGAAAGAACTAG